TTAGTAGCCGTTCCCTCTGTTTTTGAGAAAGATGATTTTTGGCTGGCATACGTGGCTAGCACTAGCTTAGTTAATTATTTTAATATTATACAATCAAGCTGCGTAGCAGCTTACCACCATAGCTGCGAAACTTGGTGATATGGGAAATTGCGGTCAGGGAGTTGCTAGACTCACTTGCTAATCCGCTATAAAATAGGTTTTGTAGCGGATCGGTCGATAAGCTATGCTCCTGACTCAAACAAATCGATTGCATCTGAGTGTTGAAGAAACCCAGACGCTTCGGACATTGTGCCGCCTGAGTAAGAATCTCTACAATGTAGGACTCTACACAGTGAGGCAATACTTTTTCACTGAACGCAAGCACTTGCGCTACGAATCGACTTATCATCATTGCAAAACCAACGAGAATTACAAATTGTTGGCGACAGACATTGGGCAGCAAACTCTCAAAGTTGTTGATCGAGCTTTTCAGTCGTTTTTCGGCTTGCTCGAAGCTAGACGAACTGGAACGTTTACGAGCTTTGTATCTATACCTCGATATTTGGATAAAGAAGGATACTTGGCTCTGATTATTCCGATTCGTGCAAGGCAAGTCTTCAAAGAGTGGAAGTTTCCAATTCCTTTGTCTCGTGATTTTAAACGACAAATTGGAGGAAGCGTAACCCTTGAAATCCCGGAACGCCTGAGAGAAAAGCGAATCAAGGAGATTCGCATTTATCCCAAGTACAACGCTTGCCTGTTCGATGTAACTTACATCTACGAATCTGATGATACTCCGGCTCAAGTTAACCCTGAACACATGATGGGCATTGACCTGGGGATGGATAATCTCGCGGCTTGTATAACGACAAAACAAACGAGTTTTGTCATTGATGGCAAGCGGCTTAAATCTGTTAATCAGTGGTTTAATAAGCGGAAGTCCCAACTTCAATCTGAAAAAGATAAGCAGGGCATCAAGGGGCTTACCGAGCAGCAGTTTAGAATCACAGACCGTCGTAATCGTCGGGTTAGAGATTATTTGAACAAAGCGGCTCGACACATTATTAACCACTGTATTGACCAAGGAATTGGCAAAGTGGTTGTGGGCTACAACCCAGGAATGAAACAAGACTCCAACATGGGTACTCGCAACAATCAGAACTTTGTCCAAGTTCCAATTTTTACCCTTCGCCTCAAGCTGAGAAGCCTCTGTGAGCGATACGGCATTACTTTTGTCGAGCAAGAAGAATCCTATACCTCCAAATCCAGTTTTGTAGATGGCGACCCAATCCCCGTTTACAACGCTGACAACCCAGTTGAATTTAAAGGAAGTGGCAAACGTATTAATCGTGGACTGTACCGAACCAAGAAAGGTTGGCTGATCAACGCTGATATTAACGGAGCTGCAAATATCCTCAAAAAACATCTTGAAAGTAGCCAGGATAAACCTCGGTTTGGACTGGGTAGAGGCTGTTTGGCGCAGCCGTTAAGGGTGAAAATCTCTTAAGAATCCACTCGTATACCCGTAGGGTTAGGGGTGGAGTACGTCAATTGTTCGGGATTCATGGCAAGATTGCAGGTTGAAGGTTAAAACTAGAGAATTTTCCGACCCGTCAGCAAGCCGCGTACTTCCAGCATGGCGGAGTAGGTGGGTAAAATATGGAGGGTTTCATTGGCTGGGGTGAGTTCCAAAGCTGTCGCGATCGCTTCCTGCAAGTCTTCTTTGACAATGAGTCGAAACTTATTGTCTTCTGCCGTTTGGCTATAGCGTAGGCGTAGTGCCATATCATAAACGCGATCGCCACTAACAATAATCGTTCCCCCTAATTCCACCAGCTTCTCGGTATCCACATCCCAAATCCAGGACACATCCGTACCATCGGGTGTACGGTCATTGAGTACCAATAGCTTGGTCGATGCGCCACCTTTTTTTTGGATGTCAGTCACGGCACGGATCGTTTCATTCATGCCTACCGGATTCTTGGATAACAAAATCCGCACATGCTTCCCATTTACATCTAATTCTTCCGCACGTCCAAAGGCGGCACGGAAGTTCTTAACCGTGTCATAAATGGCGGCGGTATCAATTCCCATCTCCCGTGCTACTAACCCCGCCGCTAGGGTGTTGTATTTGTTATAAACACCAATCAGAATTTGAGGCCATTCTCGACTATTTACCGCTAGTTGACTCTTGCTAAAACCGCAGCTAGGGCAGCGATAGTCTCCTAAATGGGAGAGGTAAACGCCCTCATAATCCAAAGGATGTCCACAACTGGGACAATAAATCGAGTCTACAGCATGAGGAATTTCATCCAGATACAGGTCAGGTTCACTCAGACCAAAGAATAAGACCTTTTGAGGTAGCTGCTGACCTAAATGGGAGAGGGTGGGGTCATCAGCGTTTAAGATGACTTTGGTGTCAGGGGGAAGAGGTGCGATCGCTTCTTGCCATCGACGACTGATTGTATCGACTTCTCCATAGCGATCGAGCTGGTCGCGAAACAAGTTTAAACCCAAAATGAACTGAGGCTGACAATCGCGCAGGATTAGAGGCAGGATATTCTCATCCACCTCCAAAATGGCATAGTCTGCGTTTAGCTGACCCAGTAAATTTGTATTTTCCAGTAGTGTCGTCACCAAGCCATTAATCAAATTCGCACCCGTGGCATTGTGCGCGACTCGCCAACCCTGAGCCTCAAGAATGGTACACAGGAGTAGAGAAGTCGTCGTTTTACCATTGGTGCCAACAACGAGAATTACCCCTCGCCTGACTTGTTTAAACAGTAGCGGTAGCGCCTTCGGCTGGAGACGACGAGCCACCTCTCCCGGCAACACACTCGCGGCTCCCAAGCGTAACGAACGTACCACAGACGTAACTGTTTTTGATACCCCGACAGATACTCCAAGCCGTAATCGATCAACAACTGATATGCTCAAATCCACACTCCTGAATCAGCCAAACAGCCTCTAAACGTTTAGGGTCGATAGGGCTATTTACTGTTCTACGCATTGCTCGTCAGCATTGTACCGGACATCTCGCCAATCAGCTAGCCATTGCTGATGATTGGCACACTCCCTAGTTATTATCCAACTCTCCTGTCCCCTATCTGGGCATGAAACCCCATGCGCGATGGCACTAATTTTTCGAGCCATTGCGCTTCTTTGCCTCTAGGAAACCGATCCAAAGGCAACGAAAACTTCACTCATCTCTCCTCTTTTCTTTCCTCCTCAGAGTTCTCTGTGTCTCTGTGGTTGCTTAAAAATATACTTAGCAACAAGTCTTCTCAATCTCATTACTTAATCTCAACTCGCAGCTTGTATGTAGCGTTCCCACGAGTTCCACCTACAACAATCCGATAGTTACCGGTTGCAGGCAATTGAGCACTCCAACTAGTCGCCTCTTGCTTGAGGATCTTTTGCTTGGGAGAAATAACATCAAAAACAGCATTATTTTCCACAGACGTGATACTGACTGTTATTTTCTGACCCGCTTTAGCACCCAGCAGATAAATATCTCTAGTCCCTCGGACTACAGCATCTTCTACCACTGCTGAGCTAGCACCGCGTGCAAACCGAATGCGGCGTGTGCGAGATTGTTGAGCGATTAAAAGGGTGGGTTTAACGGTGGTTATCTCACCGACTGTCGAATCTGCCCTAGAGATTTCCGCTTTCAGGGGTTGTACTCTTGTCGGAGTAGATACAGCAACCTGAACAACATTAAGCAGTAGTAATCCAAGAATGAGTCTGAACGAAAGAGCGTTAGACATAGGGTTTTGCCGAAGGATTCACATACCTTGCAGCAGTCCTCAGGTCAAAAGTCTCTGTGACTGGTGCAATATTTGTCCCAGCCTAACTTAGAGAGTGCCAGATACCAAAGATATCCCCAAGGATAGATGTAATTTTCAGTTTTTGCTAACTGCCAAATTAATGTAGTGGTCTGCCAATGAATTTGGATGTAATGTAGCCCGCTTGAAAGTACCCGGTCAAGTTGGCAATGTCCTACGTTCCCTCGTTAAAAGATTCCGTAACCAGTGTCGGGTCTGTGGGGGGATTAGCCACATGCCGAGATACAAACATAAGTCAGCAGGTGTGGGCGAACCTTGCCTGATGGCTTCCCAAAGCAGAAGGCAAAAGGCTTTCCAATCTTGGGTTCGGGCAGCTCGTGCGCTGACTTCTGCCAATATGAAGGATGAATAAGCTCTCGGTGTTACTAAATCTCGTGCAGCTTGAATCCAGTTGAATGAACTTTGCCAATCGTAAGTGCTACTTAAAGTAGGACGATTTTCCCCTAAATACCAAATCGACAACGGCTCAGACACAAATTCAATCCCTACCCCTTCCTGGTTGATTGCCCGCAATAGCCAGTCCCAATCATCATGCTTTTGCATACTGCTTCTGTAGGGAACTTTTTCCAATAACTCTTTGGCGGTGAGGATGGTGGAGGTTTGGATCAGTGCTTCTCCCTGGAACAAGGTATTGCGAACAAACAGATATTCACTCAACGGTTCCGACTCAGCCGGAGGTCTTCTCGGCCAAATTGCCTCTCCTTTGGGCGATCGCACAACCAGATAGCAGGTGGCAATTGGAAGCGAGGACTGAGAACTTCTAACAACTTCCAGTTGCCGTTCTAGCTTTTGGGGCATCCATTCATCATCATCGTCTAGAAAAGCTACCCATTTGGCTTGAGCGGCAGCCACCCCAGTGTTCCTGGCGCTACAGCTCCCTTGATTGCTTGGTAGTTCAATCACCCTCAACCGGGAATCATCGATCGTTGTCAGTGCTTCACGAGTGGACTGCTCTGGGCCATCAATGACAACAATAACTTCAATTTGACTCAGCGTTTGAGCAAGCGCACTTTGAACCGCCCGTTTAACCAATAGTGGCCTGCGATAGGTGGGTATCACGACACTGACTAGGGGTTCCAAGGAAATAACCTCCTGATGGTTTGGGTGATTGTTATTGACAACTACAAGAAAAAACTTTAACGTGTGTTGGCCTCTTGGTGGCACTCTTGAGACCGTTGCAGGATGATGGTATCTAAAAGGTCTAAAATCTTGCTATCTTGAGCTATGTCAAATTTCCTGGCAAAGTGAGCATTACTTTCCACTAAAGCTGGATAGTCATTCGTAGTGAGAGTTTGGGGGCGACCATTACGAGTTTTAGAAAAATCCAAGTACCGCTTGCCGTCATTACATAGGTTAAACAATCGACTATTAATTAAGACTGTTTGTATGAAAGATTCATCGGACACACACACTCGTCTATAGTAGTTAACGATATCCGGATTTGACTGAGAGAAGTCATAAATATATTGAATGCATTTTCTAGACAAGGTACAGAAGTAAGACCCGCCATAACAAATAAAATTCTCATTGAAGGGAGCTGAAGCTCTGACTCCTATAAGCTCATAGGCAATGTTAAGCCTAAAAAAAGGCTGAATGTAATTAATTATTTTTAAGGGGATTAGGAGTTGCCGTTGCCATTCAGTTAATTCAATTCCTATTTTCTGATATCGGTATAAGTATCGCGTATGGCCTTCTCTAATACTCCAATGGCTTTGTTCAGAGAAGACTTCAAAATATTCAAGAAAACCATCATAACTGGTTTGAGCCAGAAAGTTTTCAATTTGTGATAGGGGTTGGATTGGATAATCTTGACCTGAGATGTTGATTAGCCAGTCAAACTCAATTTGACGGCTCAACAGCCAATCCACCGCGTCTAGATATCCTTGAACTATGGAAAAATCTCCACGTCCTCCTTTGCCAGGAATCACATGAATACCACATAGGTTATGAAGTTCTGCTCCATCAAGATTACAGTTAGTAAAATCATGACTTACGAGGACTTCAGAACCAGGACTTAATTTTTTTATGATGCGAACTAATCGGTAAATTTGCTCTGGATTTCTATGAGTTTGTAGCAGATAGCAAACTTTCATGC
The genomic region above belongs to Microcoleus sp. AS-A8 and contains:
- a CDS encoding transposase, which gives rise to MLLTQTNRLHLSVEETQTLRTLCRLSKNLYNVGLYTVRQYFFTERKHLRYESTYHHCKTNENYKLLATDIGQQTLKVVDRAFQSFFGLLEARRTGTFTSFVSIPRYLDKEGYLALIIPIRARQVFKEWKFPIPLSRDFKRQIGGSVTLEIPERLREKRIKEIRIYPKYNACLFDVTYIYESDDTPAQVNPEHMMGIDLGMDNLAACITTKQTSFVIDGKRLKSVNQWFNKRKSQLQSEKDKQGIKGLTEQQFRITDRRNRRVRDYLNKAARHIINHCIDQGIGKVVVGYNPGMKQDSNMGTRNNQNFVQVPIFTLRLKLRSLCERYGITFVEQEESYTSKSSFVDGDPIPVYNADNPVEFKGSGKRINRGLYRTKKGWLINADINGAANILKKHLESSQDKPRFGLGRGCLAQPLRVKIS
- a CDS encoding glycosyltransferase, which encodes MEPLVSVVIPTYRRPLLVKRAVQSALAQTLSQIEVIVVIDGPEQSTREALTTIDDSRLRVIELPSNQGSCSARNTGVAAAQAKWVAFLDDDDEWMPQKLERQLEVVRSSQSSLPIATCYLVVRSPKGEAIWPRRPPAESEPLSEYLFVRNTLFQGEALIQTSTILTAKELLEKVPYRSSMQKHDDWDWLLRAINQEGVGIEFVSEPLSIWYLGENRPTLSSTYDWQSSFNWIQAARDLVTPRAYSSFILAEVSARAARTQDWKAFCLLLWEAIRQGSPTPADLCLYLGMWLIPPQTRHWLRNLLTRERRTLPT
- a CDS encoding Mur ligase family protein, encoding MDLSISVVDRLRLGVSVGVSKTVTSVVRSLRLGAASVLPGEVARRLQPKALPLLFKQVRRGVILVVGTNGKTTTSLLLCTILEAQGWRVAHNATGANLINGLVTTLLENTNLLGQLNADYAILEVDENILPLILRDCQPQFILGLNLFRDQLDRYGEVDTISRRWQEAIAPLPPDTKVILNADDPTLSHLGQQLPQKVLFFGLSEPDLYLDEIPHAVDSIYCPSCGHPLDYEGVYLSHLGDYRCPSCGFSKSQLAVNSREWPQILIGVYNKYNTLAAGLVAREMGIDTAAIYDTVKNFRAAFGRAEELDVNGKHVRILLSKNPVGMNETIRAVTDIQKKGGASTKLLVLNDRTPDGTDVSWIWDVDTEKLVELGGTIIVSGDRVYDMALRLRYSQTAEDNKFRLIVKEDLQEAIATALELTPANETLHILPTYSAMLEVRGLLTGRKIL